GTCGCCGTCGGCGGTAACTATGGTGCCGGTCGTCTGGACGATGACTTCGGCGGTGGCGGGATCGACTTCAGTAAGTCGGCGGTCGACTTCTTCGGGATTAAGTCCACGGGTGAGCGCGTGACCTTTATCGTCGACGCCTCCAAGTACATGCTGGAGGACAAGAAGGGCGGTCTCCCGGCCTACAACATCATCAAGGAGGAAATCTCCAATATGGTGGACAAGCTTTCCTCGGGTACGCTTTTCAATGTCATGTTCTATGACGGGGGTAAGCTGCAGGCCTACTCGACTAAACTGCTTCCGGCCACCCGCCAGAACAAGGAATTGTTCAAGGAGTGGATCAAGCCCATCAACAAAGACATCGGCAGTGTCGGTAAGCTGAGCACCAACCTCAGCATCGAGAATAAGGATATCCAGCCGATGACCGACAAGGCCAGCAACTGGGTCAAGGCCCTGCAGGTCGCGATGGAGCAGGGCAGTGACACGATCAATATCATCGTTGCGGCCTGGCAGTTCCATGGTCGTGGACTCCAGGGCGAAGAGCTTGAGCGCTGGTACCGGAGTGTTGATTGGGGCGAAGAGCAGCAAAAAGCCTGGGACGATAGCGTGAAAAAGGCTGAAGCGTGGCTGAAGGCCGAAAACGAAAAGCGCCGCAAGGCCAGCAAGCCGGAGCGTGTCGTGACCTGGATTGGCTCCATCGTAGCCGAGCTTTTCCCAAAGGTCCGAAGAAAACCTGCTCCCTCCTTTGATGTCGATGAAGTGGACAAGTTTATCTCCAATGTCCAACGCCAGCTCTACCGTGGACGGGATGAGCGCCCGCCGCCCATCAATGTGGTGCTGTTCCTCGGCTCTGATGAAAACGAAAGTAAGAACAGCAGCGTGAAGGCGTTTGAAGACCTGGCCAAGTCCAACCGCGGCAAGTTCAGTATCCTCAAGGGGATGCAGGCCCTGAAAAACGTCACCGGACGCAGTAGTTAGTCCTCATCTGCTTTGTAAATCGCAGTTTTTACCTAAGACGCCATGCAAGTGGCGTCTTTTTTTATGCCCCGCATCGGCTCTTTCGCGTCTTTCGCGGCCAGCGTCAGGAGAAGGGGCGAGAGGGGATACGCAGATCCTGCAGGCCGCCGTGTGGTCCTGTACGGCTGGCCTAGTACCCCGTTATTTCATGGTGGCCTTATCCGGTCTTCAGGCCGGAGCGGGATTGATAGCGAGTGCCCGGCGAAGAGCCTCTTTTAGGGAGACGGGGGACTACTTCTTGGTCGATTCCGCGCTGGCAGTAGCTATCTCCAGCGTGCCGACGGGCAGGCTGCGCTCCTCATCCCCGCGCAGGCTGACGGCCTCGAGGCTGTAGGTCTGCAGCGGGGGAAGACCGGGCTCCTTCGGCTCGATCTGCCACAGAGCGTTGTAGCTGCTCTCGGTTTCCGTGTCTTCGCCGCCAAGTGCCTCGGCAAAAAAGTCGTAGTCGCTCATCTGGATGCCGTTGCTGGCGCATAGGTGCTTCATCAACAGTCTGCACTGGCGGGCACGGTAGCTGTTTGCATCCCCTTGATAGCGTATGCCAAAGCTGTAGGAGGCTCCACTTGACTGCAGGCGAGTGATAAAGCCGGTTTCATCACTGACGGTGATGGTGAGCGGCTCTGAGGGGCGGGCCTTGATTGCTTCGGTCTTGTCTGTCGTATCCTGAGCCAACAGCGTTTCCAGATCACTGTTCGTCGTGAATAGAAATAGCTGAGTGTCAATGAGCTTCAGGGTGGACGCATCAACCGTGCGCAGGAGCATCCAGCACTCAAGCTGGTCGGCAGAAGGCAGCACCTGCACGTAGATCAGGGCGGTGGGGAAGGCCTTGAGCATTTGCTCCCTGTTCGGGAACTGAATCGCCGGGCCGCCGTCGATTTGGAGGTAGCTGAAGTCGCGGGTCGGCGTCGAGACGAAGCTGAAACGGTTGCCGTCCTTGGTGCGGATCTGCTCTTCAATCAGGGTGCGCAGAGGCGGCAGCTCCTTGAGGCCGTCTTCCTGGCTCGACCATGCGCCGAGCAGCTGGATACGCTTGTAGCCTTGCTCCCAGAGTTGGGCGACGAGCCCCTGCACAGTTTCGCCGAGCGAGTCCTTGGAAAACTCTACGGGCTCAAACTCCTGGGTGAGGTGCGTTGCTTCGACAGGGGCCGGACCTTGAGAGGCCTTTTCGCGCAGGCTATCCAGTATTGTGTCTGCCTCGGCGACCTTCGCCTTACCGTCTTCGATCATGCGCTTACCGGATTCAACGTCGCGTTTGATGTCTTCAGCATCGCGCAGGGCCGTTGCTTTGCGTTGGGTCAGCCGGGTACCGCTATCGATGAGCGAAAGTCCCTGCTTCTTGAGGTCCATGGCACGTTCCCAGGCCAGGACATCAGAAGTCCCGAGCTTGCTGACGACCTGCTCGTCGGTCAGGCCGGTATCGTTACCAAAGGCAGCAGTTTCAAAACTGAGGGTGAGGATTGCTAGCAGCAACAGGAGGGGGAGTCGGGGCATAGCGTTACGCTTGGACAGCTAGTTGGCGTTACAAAAAAGGATTAAATAAGGCGAGATGGCGTAATCGGCAAGGTCGAACATGGCCTTGTGCCGGTGAAAGGACTCGATATCACTTTGCAGGGGTGATTGCAAACGAACCGGGGGTGTCGGTTGACTTTTTGCGAACGATTAACAATTAAAGGGTATGCTTGATGAGACCATATACCTCGAGCGGGACTGTCCCGCCACGCTTATTCCCGCCGGGGACGTGATCACGCTGGCCAAAGAAAGCCCCGTTTCCGTGAACCAGGCCCTCGGGGGCAGCGTCACGGTGACAACCCCGCAAGGCCTTTTCCGCATCGACCGCGAGAATTGGGAAGCACTGGGAGCCGAGGCTGCCGCAGCGCTTGAGCAGGAGTTTCAGGCCCAGGAAAGTGCCCGCCCGGACATGGATGGACCTTTCAGCGAAGAGCAGGTCTGGTATGTGCTCAAGTCCTGCTACGACCCCGAGATCCCCGTCAATATCGTGGATCTGGGCCTTATCTACAGCCTGGAGACCCGACCGGCCGATGGCGGTAAGCACGAGGTCGATGTCCAGATGACCCTCACCGCGCAGGGCTGCGGTATGGGGCCGACCATTGCTGCTGACGCCAAGGAGCGGATCGAGGCCCTGCCGGGAGTCGACTTTGCCAACGTCCAGATCGTCTGGGATCCACCCTGGAACCCGCGCATGATCTCCGACGAGGGTAAGAAGAAGCTCGGCCTCGTCTGATTCTGCTATCCACGCCATGAAAAAGCTGGGCCTCCCGCTTATTGTTGCGCTGATTCCGGCGCTGGCGATCTTGGTGTGTACGATTACCTTCTCTGTCGTGCAGGTGAAGGATTTCGTCGATGAGCTGACGAGTCTGGAAGGCGTTTCCGTCTTTCCCGGGGAGTATACCTTTAACTGCCCAACGGCAGAGCCTCAGGTTATCTGGCTCTATGAAAGCATCCTCTACGAGGGACGACAGTACACCACGGACAGACTGCCCGAGGGAACAACCCTGAAGGTCTGGTCGGTCGATGGGCGAGAGGATGTAGAAGTCACAAATCCAGATGGAAGCATGACGAAAAATAGCGGTAGCATGTCAGCCAGGGTCATCGCCAGGTTTACGCCGCCACACCCGGGCGACTATGTGCTCAGCGTCAGCGGAGCCTCGAAAAGTTTTATCCTGCAGGTCGGGCCTGACGATTTCATGGACACGCTGATGAAGATCTTCACAGCCGTTTTTGTACTGCTGGGAGGTCTTGTCGGGGCTGCCGGTGTCTTTGTCGCTGTTTTCTTTATCCTTCGAGCACGTATCTCAAAAAAAGCCGGACCACCGCCGCTAACGCGTGCCTGAGTCCTTTGGCTACAGGGAGCAGCCTTGCTCCGGTTCGGGGGGGGCGGCCTCGTGGTTGGGGCGGGCGATCACGCCCGCGTAGGGCTCCTCCGCGTAGGGGCGCTCGGCGGCCCCGTCATTGACGAGGTGCTCATCACAGACGGTAAACAGCTCATCGGGGGTCTGGGCGCGGCGCATGGCCTTGAGGAAGCGGCTCTCGGGGTCCACGCTCTGCCCCACGAAGTTGAGGAACTTCTTCATATAGGCGATGTGGCGCTTTGTGGGGCTGCCGGGGCGCAGGGTCGCGGCCCAGAGCTTGTCGATGTAGGTGCGCACATCGCCCAGAGTCGGGCGGAAATATTTTTGTCCGGCAGCGGCTTCGCGCCACTGGCGGAACAGCCACGGGTTACGGATGGCCGAGCGCCCCATCATAATCCCGGCGGCGCCAGTCGCTGCGAGGACGGCCCGGGCCTTCGGGACGGAGGTGATGTTGCCGTTGGCCAGTACCGGGCATTTAACGGCCTGCACAGCCTGCTGGATGAAGTCGTAGTGGACCTCCCCCCGGTACATTTCCTTCACGGTGCGTCCGTGTACGCTGAGCAGGTCGATGCCATGCTTGTTGATCAGTCCAAGCAACTCCTCGTAGTGCTCGGTCGAGTCGAAGCCGATCCGCATTTTGACGGTAAAGCGTCCGGGGCAGGCCTCGCGAAGTGTGCCCAGCAGGCGGTTGACATGGTCAGGGTCGCGCAGCAGCCCGCCGCCGACGTTCTTTTTGTACACCTTGGGGGCCGGGCAGCCGAGGTTGAGGTCCACGCCCGCGATGGGGTAGGCCTGCAGCTCGCGGGCCGTGCGGGCCATCGACTCCAGATGCTCGCCGATCAACTGCGCGAAAACCGGTCGCCCCGAGGGATTCTCGGTTATGGAGGAGAGGATGTACGGGATGAGCCGCGAGTGCTCATAGACCCGGAAGTATTCGGTAAAGAAATAGTCCGGTGCGCCCAGCTCCGAGACCACGCGCATAAAGGGCAGGGTGGTGACATCCTGCATCGGGGCCAGCGCGCTGGGCGGCTGGCCGGGGATGAGCGTTTCGGGTAGCGGTTGCACGGGTGGTCTTGTTGAGTAAACCGCCCAAGAAACCCCCATTCGCCCCCGCCTGCAACGCTAAGTTGCGCTTTTGCGGGTATGTCTGCTTTGGCTTAGAACGTCTGCCCGTAGAGGCGTTTGACCGAGTCGCGGGAGAGCACGACGATGGTGAAAATTCCGAGAATAGTACCAAGTGGAACGGAGGTGCAAAGCAGGCAGGCTACGACAAAACTGAATATGTAGTGGCGATGTTGCCTTAGAAAGCGCCCGGATATGATGATCCCGACGCCGATGGCCACGTTGAATAACAGGCCCACAACTATAAGTGTCGCAAAAAATCCACCAAAGATAGTCGGAAGAATAGCGAGTATAGCAGGATCGCCGCTCCCGGGAGGCATATTGCGTGCCGCTTCGTCCACGGCAATGGCTACACCGCCTGCCAGCAGGGCTGAGCCGGAAAGGATAAACAGCAGTGGCAGGCAGGAGATCAGGATGAATAAGATCCCGGCGACGATATGCACGGTAGCCAGCGTATCGAGGTGGCTGCGGTCTGCGTGGTTAGCCGAAGTAGAGGCAGAGCCGTATAAAGGTGGAGGAGGGCGGTTAGTCATAGCGGCTTGGGCACACCATGATACGCCTTGAGGACAATGTCACGCAGTAAGCCTGGGTTGCTCCCGCTGGGCCGCGAGACGACGTTACAGGAGGCTGCTCCTCAGTTCTGCTGCTTGAGGATGCGCTCGAGGATCTCGGTCATGTCCTCGACAGCGTCGAGCACCTTGCGGGCGGCGAAGATCGGCTGCTTGGCCTGGAGGGCGAGCACCATCGAGTCGCTGGGGCGGGCATCGACTTCCAGTACCTTTTTACCCAGCTCGTTCTCCATCGACAGGATGAGCCGTGCGAAAAAGGTGCCGTCGTCCACGTCATTGATGATGACGCGGCGCAGGGTCACCCCCAGCCCGGTGAAGATACTCGTCATGAGGTCGTGGGTGAGCGGACGCTCCTTTTTGACGTTGTTGATCGTCATGGAGATGGCGTTGCCGATGCTTTGGTCGACGTAAATGACAAAGGTTTTTTCCGGGCAGCCGAGGAATATCGCGCAGCCGTTGGAGGTCGGCATGACGCCCTTGATTGTTACTTCCACCACATCGGTGCTCATAAGTGCCAATGTCGCAGATAAACCCTATCCTCGCAAGTGCTTTTAGGGAATCGTCGGCGGCGCGCAGGCCGTTTTTTACGAGGGGCGTATTTTTTGTTCGTCGGATCAGGCAGCAGGCATTGAATGGTGGCAGATGAGCCGCCCAGCGAAGACTCCGCGCCCAAACCTGTATCTGGTGGGCTTTATGGGTACCGGCAAGACCACGGTCGGCCGGGCGCTCGCGCGGCGTCTGCGCTTAAAGTTCATCGACTCGGATCACGTGATCGAGGAGCAGGCCGGTAAGCCTATCCCGCAGATCTTTGCCGAGGAAGGGGAGGCCCACTTTCGGGCGCTGGAAAAGGCCTTCGTCGAGTCCGGCCACCCGGCCTGCGGCTGTATCGTGGCCTGCGGCGGGGGGCTGGTTACACAGCCGGGTATGGCCGAGGCCCTGCGCGAACGCGGGATCGTGGTCAGCCTGTTTGCCTCGCCTGCGACGATCCTCAAGCGCACCAGCTCGAACTCCAACCGCCCGCTGCTCAACGTCCCCGACCCGGAGGGCCGCATCCGCGAGCTGCTCGCTGAGCGTGAACCGGCCTACCTGCGCGCCGGGATGAGTATCTACACCGATGAGCGTCCGATGAGCGATGTCGTCAGCCACCTGGAGCGCTTCTACCGTCGCGAGGCCAGGGCCTAGCCCTGGGTGATCGTGCTGGAGTCTTTTCTGCGGTTACGCCCCGCTTCGCTTTAAAAATGTGAGCCCATCAGCTCCATGAGGGGCTTGGGCGGGCGGACGGGTTCGCCTTGCGGGTTGATAAACCCATGGCGGGACCAGCCAGTGGCCAGCAGTTCGTCGTGGCGGAGGACTTCGTAGTCGCACTGGATTTTGACGATGGGCTTTTCCTTTACGGTGACGCGGACGATCAGCTTATCGTCGAAAAAGGCCGGGCGGCGGTAGCGGACGTTGACCTCCAGCACGGGCAGCAGAAAGCCTTCCTCCTCAAGCTGCTTGTAGGAGTAGCCGATGGTGTCGAGCATCTCCACACGGGCGACCTCGAACCAGGTCAGGTAGTTGCCGTGGTAAACGAGGCCCATCTTGTCGGTCTCGGCGTAGCGTACGCGGATGGCGGTTTTAGTCTGAATCATAGCGCTGGTCTTGCTATCGGTGTAAAGGTGGTTTAGGCGGTTGGGCTTGTCCGATAAAAAAACAAGCCCAACTCTCACCTCCGGGGCAAGCGCGGAAAATCTCCCGTCGTCAGACATGCCCGGCTCTGGCCGTGGTATGACCCTGCTGCGTGGGGTTCTGCACTGGCTGGGCTGGTGGGCGATTTTTACCTTTTCCTTTATCCTTTCAGGCGGGTTACTGGGCGGCATGGTCTATCTGGTCGCGGGTTTCCTCGGTAATCCCGAGCACGAGCTGAGCTACCGCCTGAGCAAGGGCTTTCTTAACGGGGCAGAGTACTTCGGCATCTGGGCCGGGGGCCTGAGCATTGTCCTGTGCTGGATCAAGGCCCATCGGGAGGGACGATTTTTATGAGCTTTGCGCATCGCCTAAAGATTTTTGCCGTCGGGTTTACCGTCGGGCTCGTTATTCTGTTTGTCGTGCTGAATAAACGCCAGGGGGAGCGCAAGGAGCTTACCGCACCTCCTACGGCTGAGGCTGTCCAGCGTGAGGCTGTGCCCGGCGTGCTGGAGGCCTACCGCGAGCGCCGGGTTGCCATGGACTCGAAATTCATCGCCGAGCAGCATCGTAAGCCGCTGCCCGGCAAGGCCTGGATGCGTATCCTTATCCTGCGGGGGATGGACCCCGAGCAGGTGCTGCGGATCGAGGAGTACACCCACGAGGAGAGTGGAGTGGACCTGGTGGATCGTGTGGTCGTGATGGCTCCCGACCGGGTGGAGGTCACACTCACCGCTGATGCGACCCCCTCCGAGCTGGCCCAGGCCGCACAACCCCTGGGCTGCCATCTGCTGGCGAAAACCCCGGACGGCGCAGGTGTCATCGTTGGGCTCGGGGGCAGTTCGCTGGATGACTATGCGCAGGCCGTGGAGGGCTTGCAGGCTCTGGATCAACTTGTGGCAGGCGTGCAGCCGGTTATCTATGGTGAGGCTGAGCCCTTTAAGGAAGACCAGCAGAAGGATTGAGGGGGGCTATTTCGCCTGCCGATTCAGAAGGAACCTCGCTGGATAGCGTTTGTCTTTGTTTTCCCGCAAGAACCTGTACGCTTCGCGGTTGCTTTGGGGGCGCTTTTCTCGCAACCTGCCATTTGTCCAAGCCATGAGAATCCGACTGTCTTCGCTCACCCTAACCCTGTGCGCTCTGTGTGCGCTGGCGGTTGCATCTGCCTGGGCCCAGGACGACAAGATGATGCCGGACGCTCCGATCATGAAGTTCCGGTTGCCCGGTTTCGATGAGGAGACCGGCTATCGCAGTTGGCTGCTGGCCGGGGATGAGGCCCGAGTCAAGAGCCCCGAGGAGATCGAGGTGACCGCTATGGTGCTCAAGACCTTCAGCAGTGACGATCCTATCAATGCCCAGACGACGATCCAGAGCCCGATGGCTATCATCTACCCCAAGGAGGGTATTGCCTGGGGTACGGGGCTGATCACCATCCACGACCGCTATGATGCCTACTCCATTATCGGTGAGGACTGGGCCTGGCACAACAAGGAGCACAGAATCACCATTAACCGCGACGCCCGCGTGACCTTCCGCGAGTCGCTCGGCTCCATCATCGAGTAATTTTCACAGACCATGAAGCACCTTTTATCCCGTACCTGCCTGTTTCTTTTGGGCCTGCTGCCTCTGGCCGCATCGCCGTTAGCTGCCCAAGGCGTGGGCGAAGACACAGTCGTGACGAGCGACAAGCTCGAGATGGTGGGCAAGGATGAGCAGAACCACTTCTTCTTCCAGGACAATGTCGTCGTGACCGGCACCAATCTGAAGGCCACCTGCGACGAGATGACGGTCATCGCCAGCCGCGTGACTGAGCAGGCTGCCGTCGGTGAGCTGGGGACTATCACCAGCATCACGCTCGTCGGCCATGTGGTGATCGAGCAGAGCGGCCGCCGGGCCGAGTCTGGCCGCGCCGAGATATTTCCGCGTGAGGGTAAAGTCGTCCTGACCGAGGACCCCGTCGTCTACGACTCCGAAGGCACGGTGAAGGGCGAGCGCATCGAGCTTTATAAGAACGAGAAAAAGGCCCGCGTCTTTGGCGGTGCCAAGAACGAGCCCGGCAAGCGCCCGACCGTCACCCTGCCCAGTATCGGCGATATGGGCTACAAGGAGGGCAGCAAGTAATGGCTACCGCTGAAGAAACTGTCGTCATGCCCGCTCTTGAGGGGGAGGCCGCCCATGGCTCCATCCAGACCAAGGGGCTCGTAAAGACCTACGGTAAGCGCACCGTGGTCAAGGGCGTGGATGTTCGTGTCGATGCGGGTGAAATCGTCGGCCTGCTCGGCCCCAATGGTGCCGGTAAGACCACGACCTTCTACATGGTGGTGGGCCTCGTCGAGGCCACCGGTGGCCAGGTCTTTCTCGATGACCACGATATCACCGCCAAGCCCATGTTTCGCCGGGCCCGGATGGGCATCGGCTACCTGCCGCAGGAGCCCTCTGTCTTTCGCAAGCTGACCGTCTACCAGAACATCCTCGCAGTGGTGGAGACGCTACCGGTCCCCCGCCGTGAGCGGCGCGACTTCGTCATGGCGCATCTGGAGGAGCTCGGTCTCGACCAGCTCGAAAAGCAAAAGGCCTACACCCTCTCCGGGGGCGAACGCCGCCGCCTGGAGATCACCCGTGCGCTGGTTGCCCGCCCGCGCTTTATGCTGCTGGACGAGCCCTTTAGCGGGGTGGACCCAATCAGTGTTGCCGAGGTGCAGGACATCATTCGCGGCCTGAAGAGCAAAAACATCGGTGTGCTCATCACGGACCACAATGTGCGCGAAACCCTCAGTATCGTGGACCGTGCCTACCTCATCCACCAGGGCGAAGTCCTCTGCGAGGGCACCAGCGATTTCCTCGTGAACGACCCCAAGAGCCGGGAGTTCTATCTCGGCGCCAACTTCAACCTCTGATCCGCCATGCCACCTCCCCCGAACGCCAAAATCGTTGAGAGCATCTCTGTCCGCGACTTTTACGAGTCCTTTTCCGAGCAGCTCGAACTGGAGCTGGTGACGGGCGAGGAGGGGATGAAACGCTTTATCCGCGAGAAGAGCATTAACCGGCCCGCGCTCGCGCTGACCGGCTACTTCAAGCACTTTGCCAACCGCCGGCTCCAGCTCTTTGGTGCAGGTGAGATGGCCTATCTGCGCGACCTGCCCGAGGCTGAGCAGCTGCGCATCATGCGGGAGATTATCGCGCGTCATATCCCCTGTATTGTTGTTTCCCGTAATCTGGTGCCGATCAAGGCCATGTATACCGCAGCTGAGGAGTCGCGCACCCCGATGTTCCGCACCCCGATGAAGTCGAAGGACTTTATCGCTGAGACGACGATCCTGCTGGAGGACAAGTTCGCGCCCCGTAGCTCGATTTACGGCACGCTGCTCGACATCAAGGGTATCGGTACGCTCATTCGCGGTAAAAGCGGCGTGGGTAAGAGCGAATGCGCCCTGGCTCTGATTGAGCGTGGTCACAGTCTGGTCGCTGACGACGTGACCTACATCAAAAAGGTCGGGGATCACGAAATCTTGGGAACCAGCGCGGAGCTTAATCGCGGCTACATGGAGTGCCGCGGGATCGGCATCATCAGTGTCAGCGACCTCTTTGGCATTCGCTGCGTACGTCTGGAGAAGCGTATCGACCTGGTCATTACCTTTACCGAATGGCAGCCCGGCATCGAGGAAGAGCGCACGGGCCTGGAAAAAGCCTATTACGAGATCCTCGGGATGAAGGTCCCGCACATCCAGATCCCGGTGCGTCCTGGTCGCGATATGGCCCGATTGGTCGAGGTGGGGGCCCTTGTTCAGGCTCTGCGCTCGATGGGGCACGACTCCGCCACGGAATTCAACGAGCGGCTCATTGCCGCCATGTCAACCGGGGCATAATAAGCCCCCCGGGTGAGGCTGGGGAAAATATTTTTCCCATACCA
This genomic interval from Ruficoccus sp. ZRK36 contains the following:
- a CDS encoding iron-sulfur cluster assembly protein — its product is MLDETIYLERDCPATLIPAGDVITLAKESPVSVNQALGGSVTVTTPQGLFRIDRENWEALGAEAAAALEQEFQAQESARPDMDGPFSEEQVWYVLKSCYDPEIPVNIVDLGLIYSLETRPADGGKHEVDVQMTLTAQGCGMGPTIAADAKERIEALPGVDFANVQIVWDPPWNPRMISDEGKKKLGLV
- a CDS encoding tRNA-dihydrouridine synthase family protein: MQPLPETLIPGQPPSALAPMQDVTTLPFMRVVSELGAPDYFFTEYFRVYEHSRLIPYILSSITENPSGRPVFAQLIGEHLESMARTARELQAYPIAGVDLNLGCPAPKVYKKNVGGGLLRDPDHVNRLLGTLREACPGRFTVKMRIGFDSTEHYEELLGLINKHGIDLLSVHGRTVKEMYRGEVHYDFIQQAVQAVKCPVLANGNITSVPKARAVLAATGAAGIMMGRSAIRNPWLFRQWREAAAGQKYFRPTLGDVRTYIDKLWAATLRPGSPTKRHIAYMKKFLNFVGQSVDPESRFLKAMRRAQTPDELFTVCDEHLVNDGAAERPYAEEPYAGVIARPNHEAAPPEPEQGCSL
- a CDS encoding bifunctional nuclease family protein, which gives rise to MSTDVVEVTIKGVMPTSNGCAIFLGCPEKTFVIYVDQSIGNAISMTINNVKKERPLTHDLMTSIFTGLGVTLRRVIINDVDDGTFFARLILSMENELGKKVLEVDARPSDSMVLALQAKQPIFAARKVLDAVEDMTEILERILKQQN
- a CDS encoding shikimate kinase, giving the protein MSRPAKTPRPNLYLVGFMGTGKTTVGRALARRLRLKFIDSDHVIEEQAGKPIPQIFAEEGEAHFRALEKAFVESGHPACGCIVACGGGLVTQPGMAEALRERGIVVSLFASPATILKRTSSNSNRPLLNVPDPEGRIRELLAEREPAYLRAGMSIYTDERPMSDVVSHLERFYRREARA
- a CDS encoding thioesterase family protein produces the protein MIQTKTAIRVRYAETDKMGLVYHGNYLTWFEVARVEMLDTIGYSYKQLEEEGFLLPVLEVNVRYRRPAFFDDKLIVRVTVKEKPIVKIQCDYEVLRHDELLATGWSRHGFINPQGEPVRPPKPLMELMGSHF
- a CDS encoding LptA/OstA family protein, translating into MKHLLSRTCLFLLGLLPLAASPLAAQGVGEDTVVTSDKLEMVGKDEQNHFFFQDNVVVTGTNLKATCDEMTVIASRVTEQAAVGELGTITSITLVGHVVIEQSGRRAESGRAEIFPREGKVVLTEDPVVYDSEGTVKGERIELYKNEKKARVFGGAKNEPGKRPTVTLPSIGDMGYKEGSK
- the lptB gene encoding LPS export ABC transporter ATP-binding protein, giving the protein MPALEGEAAHGSIQTKGLVKTYGKRTVVKGVDVRVDAGEIVGLLGPNGAGKTTTFYMVVGLVEATGGQVFLDDHDITAKPMFRRARMGIGYLPQEPSVFRKLTVYQNILAVVETLPVPRRERRDFVMAHLEELGLDQLEKQKAYTLSGGERRRLEITRALVARPRFMLLDEPFSGVDPISVAEVQDIIRGLKSKNIGVLITDHNVRETLSIVDRAYLIHQGEVLCEGTSDFLVNDPKSREFYLGANFNL
- the hprK gene encoding HPr(Ser) kinase/phosphatase produces the protein MPPPPNAKIVESISVRDFYESFSEQLELELVTGEEGMKRFIREKSINRPALALTGYFKHFANRRLQLFGAGEMAYLRDLPEAEQLRIMREIIARHIPCIVVSRNLVPIKAMYTAAEESRTPMFRTPMKSKDFIAETTILLEDKFAPRSSIYGTLLDIKGIGTLIRGKSGVGKSECALALIERGHSLVADDVTYIKKVGDHEILGTSAELNRGYMECRGIGIISVSDLFGIRCVRLEKRIDLVITFTEWQPGIEEERTGLEKAYYEILGMKVPHIQIPVRPGRDMARLVEVGALVQALRSMGHDSATEFNERLIAAMSTGA